Within the Nocardioides humi genome, the region AGGATCAGCCCGGTCTCGCCGCGGATCCGGTCGCGCGGCACGACGAGGTGGATGCCCTTGCTCGCCCGGACCTTGAACTGCCCGCGCTCGCGCGCCATCGCCTGCGTCTCGTCGGTCCACACGCCGGTCGCGTTGATGACCTGCGAGGCGCGGATCTCGAACCGTCGCCCCGTCTCCAGGTCGATCACCTCGGCCCCGACGACGCGCTCGCTCTCCTTGAGCAGGCCCAGGACGCGGGTGCGGGAGGCGACCGCCGCGCCGTACGTCGCCGCGGTGCGCGCCAGGAACATGGTGTGCCGGGCGTCGTCGACCTGGGCGTCGTAGTAGCGGATCGCGCCGACGAGGGCGTCCTTGCGCAGCGACGGGAACGCCTTGCGGGCGCCCCGGCGGGTCAGGTGCCGGTGGACCGGCGTGCCGTCGCCGTACCCGCTCGCCTTCGACAGCGCGTCGTACAGGGCGACGCCGGTGCCGGCGTACCAGCGCTCCCAGCCCAGCCCGGTCAGCGGGTAGAGGAAGGGCACCGGGCGGACGAGGTGCGGGGCGAGCCGCTGCATGAGCAGCCCGCGCTCCTTGAGCGCCTCGGCGACCAGCCGGAAGTCCAGCATCTCCAGGTAGCGCAGGCCGCCGTGGACCAGCTTGGAGCTGCGGCTCGACGTGCCGGAGGCGAAGTCGCGGGCCTCGACCAGGCCGACCGAGAGGCCGCGGGTCGCGGCGTCGAGCGCCGCACCGGAGCCGACGACGCCGCCGCCGATGACGAGGACGTCGAGCTGCTGTGTCGCCAGCCGCTTGAGCGCGGAGGTGCGCGCCCGGGGCGAGAGGGGTGCGGGCGTCATCGGCTCTCCACCTCCACCCAGTCGAGGGTGCGTTGCACGGCCTTCTTCCATTGCGCGTAGCCGGTCTCCCTGCGTTCGGAGTCCCACTGCGGCTCCCAGCGGGTGTCCTCGCGCCAGTTCTGCCGGAGCTCGTCGGTGTCGCGCCAGTAGCCGACCGAGAGCCCCGCGGCGTACGCCGCACCGAGGGCCGTGGTCTCCGGCACCACCGGCCGGGACACGGGTACGCCGAGCACGTCGGCCTGGATCTGCATGCACAGGCCGTTGAGCGTGACGCCGCCGTCGACCTTGAGCACCTCCAGCTCCGCGCCGGAGTCGGCGCACATCGCCTCGACGACGTCGCGCGACTGGTAGCAGATCGCCTCCAGCGTGGCGCGGGCGACGTGGGCGTTGGTGTTGAACCGGGAGAGCCCGACGATGGCGCCGCGGGCGTCGGAGCGCCAGTAGGGCGCGAACAGCCCGGAGAACGCCGGGACGAAGTAGACGCCGCCGTTGTCGTCGACCTGCCGCGCCAGCGACTCGGACTCGGAGGCGCCGCTGATGATGCCGAGCTGGTCGCGCAGCCACTGCACGGCCGAGCCGGTGACCGCGATCGAGCCCTCGAGCGCGTAGACGCACGGCTGGTCGCCCAGCCGGTAGGCCGGGGTGGTGAGCAGCCCGGCCTTCGAGCGGACGATCTCGGTGCCGGTGTTGAGGAGCATGAAGTTGCCCGTGCCGTAGGTGTTCTTCGCCTCCCCCGGCGCGAAGCAGACCTGCCCGACGGTCGCGGCCTGCTGGTCCCCCAGGATCCCGGTCACCGGCACCTCGCCCCCGAACGGGCCGCGGCCGCGGGTCACGCCGTACGGCGTGGTGGCCGACGACTCCCGGATCTGCGGCAGCATCGCCCGCGGGACGCCGAAGAAGCCCAGCAGCTCGTCGTCCCAGTCGAGGGTCTCCAGGTCCATCAGCATGGTGCGGCTGGCGTTGGTGACGTCGGTGACGTGGACGCCGCCGTCCGGCCCGCCGGTGAGATTCCACAGCACCCAGGTGTCCGGCGTGCCGAAGAGGGCGTCGCCGCGCTCGGCCGCGTCTCTCAGTCCTTCGACCTCCTGAAGCAGCCACTGCAGCTTCCCGCCGGAGAAGTACGTCGCCGGCGGCAGCCCCGCGCGGTGCCGGATCACGTCGCCGCGCCCGTCCCGGTCCAGCGCCGCCGCGATCGCGTCGGTGCGGGTGTCCTGCCAGACGATCGCGTTGGCGAGCGGCCGGCCGGTGCGGCGGTCCCACACGATCGTGGTCTCGCGCTGGTTGGTGATGCCGATCGCCGCCAGATCCTCCACGCCGAGGCGGGCCTTGCCGAGCGCGGTCTGGACGACGGCGGAGGTGCGCTCCCAGATCTCGACCGGGTTGTGCTCCACCCAGCCCGCGCGCGGCAGGATCTGCTGGTGCTCGAGCTGGTGCCGGGCGACCTCGGTGCCGTCGTGGTCGAACACCATGAAGCGGGTGCTCGTCGTCCCCTGGTCGATCGCCCCCACGAAGCGTGCCTGCGCCATGACCCGAAGCCTACGGAACCCATGGGACGCCTCAGGGACATTCCGGATGCGGGTCGTCGGCGCGACCTGTCAGGGTGGAGTCATGCCGACCGCAGTCGCCGCCCGTGCCATCGACCTCCACAAGCGCTACGGCGCCGGTGACTCCGAGGTCCGCGCCCTCGACGGGGTCTCCCTGGAGATCGGCGCGCGCGAGTTCACCGCCATCATGGGCCCGTCGGGCTCCGGCAAGTCGACGCTGATGCACTGCCTGGCGGCGCTCGACACCCCGACCTCCGGCGACGTGCAGATCGGCGACGTGATGCTGTCCCGGCTGCGCGACAAGGCGCTCACCGCCCTGCGGCGCGAGCAGGTCGGCTTCGTCTTCCAGGCGTTCAACCTGGTGCCGACGCTCACCGCGCGCGAGAACATCCTGCTGCCGCTCAGCCTCGCCGGGCGCAAGCCGGACCAGGCCTGGTTCGACACGGTGGTCGACACCGTCGGCCTGCGCGACCGGCTCGGGCACCGGCCCTCGCAGATGTCCGGCGGCCAGCAGCAGCGGGTCGCCTGCGCGCGGGCGCTGGTCAGCCAGCCGGCCATCGTCTTCGCCGACGAGCCGACCGGCAACCTCGACAGCACGTCGGGGGCCGAGGTACTGGGCTTCCTGCGGCGCAGCGTCGACGAGTTCGGCCAGACGATCGTGATGGTCACCCACGACCCCGTCGCGGCGTCGTACTGCGACCGGGTGGTGTTCCTCGCCGACGGCCGGATCGTCGACGAGATCCGCAACCCCGACCGCGACCAGCCCGCCCGGGTGGCCCGGATCTCGGAGTGCATGACGAACCTCGCCGCGGCAGCCGGGACGGCCTGACGTGCTGCGCCTGACCCTGCGCAACCTGTTCGCCCGCAAGGTGCGGCTCGTCATGAGCGGGCTGTCGGTGATCCTCGGCGTGGCGTTCCTGGCGGGTGTCCTGGTCTTCAGCAACGGCCTGGCCACGACCTTCGACGGCATCATCCACGGCTCGACGCCCGACGGCGTCGTCCGCGCCGTCGACACCGAGTCCTTCGACGGCGGCGTGTCCGGCCAGTCCGGCCTCGCGCTGACCCCGGACGACGTCGCCCGGCTGGCTGGCCTGCCCGAGGTGGCGCGCGCCGACGGCGACGTCGCCGGGTTCGGCATGAACCTGCTCGCCAGCGACGGGACCCTCGTCGGCGGGACCGGCGCGCCGACCCTCGCCTTCAACCACACCGACGGCCCCAACATGGACGGCGAGCGGGCGCTGCTGCTCCAGTCCGGCCGCTGGCCGGAGGCACCGGGCGAGATGGTGCTCGACGAGGCGGCCGCGAAGGCCGGCGACTACCGCCTGGGCGACCAGGTCAAGCTGCTCGCGCCCTTCGGGACCCTGGAGCGGACCGCCGAGCTGGTCGGCACCGCCGAGTTCAACGGCGGCGGCACGGCGGGCGCGACCCTGCTGATCTTCACCACCGAGGAGGCACAGGAGCTGTTCCTCGGGGGCGCGGACGCCTACAACCAGATCAGCCTCACCGCGGCCGACGGCGTCAGCCAGGACGAGCTCGCCGACGCCGCCCAGCAGGTGCTGCCCGAGGGCTTCGAGGCGGTCACCGGCGACCAGGTGGCCGAGGAGTCCCAGGACGCGGTGGGCGCCTTCCTCGGGATCATCAACACCTTCCTGCTGGTGTTCGCGATCATCGCCGTCATCGTGGGTGGGTTCATCATCGTCAACACCTTCTCGATCCTGGTGGCCCAGCGCACCCGCGAGCTCGCGCTGCTGCGCGCCCTCGGCGCCGGCCGCGGCCAGGTCACCCGCTCGGTCCTGCTCGAGGCGCTCGTGCTGGCGCTGGTCGCCACGACACTCGGCATCGGCCTCGGCCTGGTGCTGGCCCGCGGCCTGGCCGCGATGTTCCGCTCGGTCGGGCTCGACATCGCCAGCGACGCGCTGGACCTCACGCCCCGCACGATCGTGACCGGGTACGTCGTGGGCGTCGGCGTCACGATGGCGGCGGCCTACCTGCCCGCGCGCCGCGGCGCCAAGGTCGCCCCGGTGGCGGCGATGCGCGCGGACGCGGTGCCCGAGCGCGGGTCGCTGCGTCGCCGTAGCCTCGTCGGCGCGGTGCTGCTCGCCGTCGGCGCCGGCTTCGCGGCCACCGGGATCGCCGGCGCGCCCGGCTCGGACGCCGCCTGGATCGGCGTCGGCGCCGTGATCTGGATCCTCACCGTCGCGGCGATCAGCCCGGTCGTCGGCAAGCCGGTCCTCGCGCTGTGCCGCTCGCTGTTCGGCGCGCTCTTCGGCACCACCGGCCGGCTCGCGGGCGAGAACGCCCTGCGCGACCCCCGTCGTACCGGCGCCACCGCCTCGGCGCTGATGATCGGCCTGGCCCTGGTCTCCACCATCGGCGTGCTCGCGGCCTCGCTCAACAAGTCCGTCGACGACGTGGTCGACGAGCAGTTCACCGCCGACCTGCTCGTGCAGAACACCAACTTCCTGCCCTTCTCGACCGAGATCGGGGACGCCGTCGCGCAGGTCCCCGGCGTCGACGTCGTCAGCCGCCAGCAGTGGGCCGCCGCCCGCGTGCAGTCGGGCCCGGCCGCGGGCGAGACGGTCAACATCGCCGGCAACGACGCCGCGTACGGCCGGATCTACGACCTCGACGTCGTGGCCGGCGACGCGACGCCGACGGGAGCCGAGGCGGTCCTGTTCCGCGGCCTCGCCCGCGACCTCGACGTCGGGGTGGGCGACGCGATCGACCTCGGCTTCCTGGGCGGTACGACGCTGCACCTCACGGTCGCCGGCATCGTCGAGTCCGCGGAGACCACGGCCGAGGTCAGCATCCCGATCGACCAGCTCGTCGCGGCCGGCGTGCTGCGCCAGGACACCAACCTCAGCATCCTCATCGACCCCGCTGTCGACCCCGCCACGGTGCGCGACGCCGTCGACGACGCGGCCGCCCCGGCGCCCATCGTCGGCGTCTTCGACAAGGCCGGCTTCGCCGACGAGATCCGCGGGCAGGTCAACCAGCTGCTCTACATCATCTACGGCCTGCTGACCCTGGCGATCGTGATCGCGGTGATCGGCATCGTCAACACGCTGGGGCTGAGCGTGATCGAGCGGACCCGCGAGATCGGGCTGCTCCGCGCGGTCGGCATGAGCCGGGCCAAGCTGCGCCGGATGGTCACCCTCGAGTCGGTCGCCATCGCGGTCCTCGGCGCCGTGCTCGGCATGGTCCTCGGCCTGCTCATCGGCGTCCTGCTCCAACAGTCGCTCAAGGACGACCTGACCAGCCTCGGGCTGCCGATCGGGCAGCTGCTGGCCTTCCTCGTCGTGGCGATCGTGGTCGGCGTGCTCGCGGCGGTGGTGCCGGCGATCCGCGCCGCCCGGCTCGACGTGCTGGACGCCATCGCGACGGAGTGAGCGCGGCGCGGTCGACGGACTGATCAGCGGCTGTTCGCGCGCAATGTCGCGACTGCGCCGGCCGTGGCGTACCCGCGCCACTCGAGGGTGGCGGCGGCGGAGTAGCTCGTGAAGTCGATCGGCCACCCGCCGTCCGGGAGCTGTGCTCGTTCCAGTCGGTCCAGCTCGTCCGATACCGCCTGTGGATCGAGGAGGTCGCGGAGTGGTCGTCCGGGTTCGGATCGGAGGTGGACCGTCTCGTCCGCTGCTCCGCCGACGACGGCGAGGGCGCCGTCGCTCGGGACGAACTGCGTGAGGTGGGCCAGCAGCTCGTGAGCCTCCGGGTGAGTGTCGGAGGCGATGTCGAGGAGTTGGAGCGAGAAGGACAGCACGTACGCGAAGGGAGCTTCGTCGATCTGACGAATCCGCTCGAAGCAGTACCGCGTCGCCGTCGCCAGCCACGGATGGCTCCGTAGGGAGCCGTCCCAGCGTGCCGCGTGATGCGCCTGGGCAGCCACCGCCGCGGTGATCTGCAAGGACGACTCAGCGGGGTTCGCCTGCACCCAGAAGGGGGCACATGCCACGGGATCGCTGATGGGGAGCGCGAAGGGCAGCCCACCGTCCGGGAGGGTGGCGGACTCCAGCCAGCCCAGAAGCGCGGTCGTGTGCGGGGAGGTCGCAGGACCGGCTGCGGCCAGCGCCTCGAAGGCGTGGAGCGCGGCGCCGGGCTGGCTCTCCGGACACCGAAGATCCGGTTCCAACCCCCATCCGTATCCCCCGTCCGGGTTTCGATAGGCGTCGAGCCCACGGATGATCGCCTCACGCGCGGCGTCGCTGCCGGTGCTGGCCACCTCGAACCGCCGCCGGTCGAGGACGCGCGCGTGCGAGGTCATGAATGCCTCGGCGCGGCTGAGATCGATGCCCATGCCCACCACCCTGCCGGCCTGCGCTGCTGCCGTCTTGGACGAATCGGCAGATCAGCCGTCGGTCGGTCGGCCGTCGTCGAGTCGGAGGAGCGCCACGGGGGTCCGGCCGGTGAGCCGCTTCGCCTCGCGGTTGAGGTGTGCTTGGTCGGCGTAGCCCGCGGCGAGGGCGGCATCGCCAAGGGAACGACCGGCACGGGCGACCCGCAGGGCGTGGTGGAGGCGGTGGATCGAGGTGAGCGTCTTCGGGCCGTAGCCGAACAGCCGGTCGCTGACGCGACGTAGCGAACGCTCGGACAGGTGGTGTCGCTCTGCGATCTCGTGGACGCGCAGGCCCCGCCGAGCCGCTCGGTCGATGGATGCCGCGAGGCGGATCGTCGAGGCCTCCGGATCCGCTCGTGTCCACAGGGCCATGACGATCCGCTCCAGGGACTCGGCTGCGTCGTTCGGCGGCGATCCGAGGAGCCGTGGTGGCAACGTGACGAGGTCGCCGAGGCCCACGCGTTGGTCGGTCAGCTCGCGCGCCGACACGCCCAAGAGCGTCGGGGCGACGCCCGGGGCGAACTGCAGGCCCCAGGTCACGTCTCCGGCCCGAGTCGCGGCGATCATGGCGCGGGTGTCAGGGCCGGCGACGACGAGCCGCCCGTCGAACCACATGAGGTCCATCACGCCGTCCGGGAGCACGTGCTGTTCCGTGCCCTCTGACACGACCCGCCACAGGGTCGCGCCGGTCAGCGCGCCGCGCCCTGTCGTGTAGCTGCTCACGCCCGCCGACTCCATCAGCGGTCACTCTAGTAGCGCGGGCGTTGCTC harbors:
- the glpK gene encoding glycerol kinase GlpK, whose product is MAQARFVGAIDQGTTSTRFMVFDHDGTEVARHQLEHQQILPRAGWVEHNPVEIWERTSAVVQTALGKARLGVEDLAAIGITNQRETTIVWDRRTGRPLANAIVWQDTRTDAIAAALDRDGRGDVIRHRAGLPPATYFSGGKLQWLLQEVEGLRDAAERGDALFGTPDTWVLWNLTGGPDGGVHVTDVTNASRTMLMDLETLDWDDELLGFFGVPRAMLPQIRESSATTPYGVTRGRGPFGGEVPVTGILGDQQAATVGQVCFAPGEAKNTYGTGNFMLLNTGTEIVRSKAGLLTTPAYRLGDQPCVYALEGSIAVTGSAVQWLRDQLGIISGASESESLARQVDDNGGVYFVPAFSGLFAPYWRSDARGAIVGLSRFNTNAHVARATLEAICYQSRDVVEAMCADSGAELEVLKVDGGVTLNGLCMQIQADVLGVPVSRPVVPETTALGAAYAAGLSVGYWRDTDELRQNWREDTRWEPQWDSERRETGYAQWKKAVQRTLDWVEVESR
- a CDS encoding ABC transporter ATP-binding protein, with protein sequence MPTAVAARAIDLHKRYGAGDSEVRALDGVSLEIGAREFTAIMGPSGSGKSTLMHCLAALDTPTSGDVQIGDVMLSRLRDKALTALRREQVGFVFQAFNLVPTLTARENILLPLSLAGRKPDQAWFDTVVDTVGLRDRLGHRPSQMSGGQQQRVACARALVSQPAIVFADEPTGNLDSTSGAEVLGFLRRSVDEFGQTIVMVTHDPVAASYCDRVVFLADGRIVDEIRNPDRDQPARVARISECMTNLAAAAGTA
- a CDS encoding ABC transporter permease, with the translated sequence MLRLTLRNLFARKVRLVMSGLSVILGVAFLAGVLVFSNGLATTFDGIIHGSTPDGVVRAVDTESFDGGVSGQSGLALTPDDVARLAGLPEVARADGDVAGFGMNLLASDGTLVGGTGAPTLAFNHTDGPNMDGERALLLQSGRWPEAPGEMVLDEAAAKAGDYRLGDQVKLLAPFGTLERTAELVGTAEFNGGGTAGATLLIFTTEEAQELFLGGADAYNQISLTAADGVSQDELADAAQQVLPEGFEAVTGDQVAEESQDAVGAFLGIINTFLLVFAIIAVIVGGFIIVNTFSILVAQRTRELALLRALGAGRGQVTRSVLLEALVLALVATTLGIGLGLVLARGLAAMFRSVGLDIASDALDLTPRTIVTGYVVGVGVTMAAAYLPARRGAKVAPVAAMRADAVPERGSLRRRSLVGAVLLAVGAGFAATGIAGAPGSDAAWIGVGAVIWILTVAAISPVVGKPVLALCRSLFGALFGTTGRLAGENALRDPRRTGATASALMIGLALVSTIGVLAASLNKSVDDVVDEQFTADLLVQNTNFLPFSTEIGDAVAQVPGVDVVSRQQWAAARVQSGPAAGETVNIAGNDAAYGRIYDLDVVAGDATPTGAEAVLFRGLARDLDVGVGDAIDLGFLGGTTLHLTVAGIVESAETTAEVSIPIDQLVAAGVLRQDTNLSILIDPAVDPATVRDAVDDAAAPAPIVGVFDKAGFADEIRGQVNQLLYIIYGLLTLAIVIAVIGIVNTLGLSVIERTREIGLLRAVGMSRAKLRRMVTLESVAIAVLGAVLGMVLGLLIGVLLQQSLKDDLTSLGLPIGQLLAFLVVAIVVGVLAAVVPAIRAARLDVLDAIATE
- a CDS encoding helix-turn-helix domain-containing protein, whose product is MESAGVSSYTTGRGALTGATLWRVVSEGTEQHVLPDGVMDLMWFDGRLVVAGPDTRAMIAATRAGDVTWGLQFAPGVAPTLLGVSARELTDQRVGLGDLVTLPPRLLGSPPNDAAESLERIVMALWTRADPEASTIRLAASIDRAARRGLRVHEIAERHHLSERSLRRVSDRLFGYGPKTLTSIHRLHHALRVARAGRSLGDAALAAGYADQAHLNREAKRLTGRTPVALLRLDDGRPTDG